Proteins from a single region of Oncorhynchus tshawytscha isolate Ot180627B linkage group LG03, Otsh_v2.0, whole genome shotgun sequence:
- the LOC112243311 gene encoding uncharacterized protein C21orf62, protein MCYSERVSMIEFFCDGGRRLSDTFFPLICLQASGYPLSEDVVHLVSVEMSLNRASSCRFSPALLPWLLWTLWVLLLPTTVASTTGPGNSTLLFNSAAHGNSLRKCSCSTHIQDCDEALANLLCSCRTMSHSELTPGGLREQGSLTMWLREPWVLTELLNGSVVPDLRLSYCGPGSLAIPTQYLALFGLRKLRVHSAAQGAPHPEQVLTIASGTEDIDGMGSLASTDPSSILHVSFLDVALLNGLSSLKAYSVSAPPMPTLSQYFPHLPLYPSTTLDQPLYPSTPLDQPPDPQQDCLFTFIY, encoded by the exons ATGTGCTATTCTGAGCGAGTGAGTATGATTGAGTTCTTCTGTGACGGAGGCAGAAGGTTATCTGACACATTTTTCCCACTG ATTTGCTTACAGGCTTCAGGATATCCACTCAGTGAAGATGTAGTCCATTTGGTTTCCGTGGAGATGTCTCTAAACAGGGCCTCCTCTTGTCGCTTCTCTCCTGCCCTGTTGCCGTGGCTACTGTGGACTCTGTGGGTTCTACTCCTCCCCACGACCGTCGCCTCGACCACGGGCCCCGGCAACAGCACCCTGCTCTTCAACAGTGCCGCCCACGGCAACAGCCTGCGGAAATGCAGCTGCTCCACCCACATCCAGGACTGTGACGAGGCGTTGGCAAACCTGCTGTGCAGCTGCCGCACCATGTCACACTCAGAGCTGACCCCTGGGGGCCTGAGGGAGCAGGGTAGCTTGACCATGTGGCTCAGAGAGCCTTGGGTCCTCACAGAGCTACTGaatgggagtgtggtgccagacCTGCGCCTGTCCTACTGTGGACCCGGGTCCCTGGCTATCCCCACCCAGTACCTGGCCCTGTTCGGTCTCCGTAAGCTGAGGGTCCACAGCGCTGCCCAGGGTGCCCCACACCCGGAGCAGGTCCTCACAATCGCCTCTGGGACTGAGGATATAGACGGGATGGGGTCCCTAGCCTCCACTGACCCCTCGTCTATCCTCCATGTCTCCTTCCTGGATGTAGCATTGCTTAATGGCTTATCGTCCCTAAAGGCCTACAGTGTGAGCGCCCCTCCCATGCCCACCCTCTCCCAGTACTTCCCCCACCTGCCCCTGTACCCCTCCACCACCTTGGACCAGCCCctgtacccctccacccctctggaCCAGCCCCCAGACCCCCAACAGGACTGCCTCTTCACCTTCATCTACTAG